A section of the Oryza sativa Japonica Group chromosome 1, ASM3414082v1 genome encodes:
- the LOC9269702 gene encoding zinc finger protein STAMENLESS 1 isoform X1, with product MRQEGSPLDLNNLPDEFGKQTVESSTTTAASSAEASRVTKKKSNGGKDEAGKVYECRFCSLKFCKSQALGGHMNRHRQERETETLNRARQLVFGNDSLAAVGAQLNFRDVNMGGGGAAAPPPTMQMGGGGFRGGGVGGDPCIPLRPVQPRLSPPQPPPYHHYLYTTTAPPSALHPMSYPATYPAPPRHQQPAAVGDYVIGHAVSAGDALVAPPPPPHRASFSCFGAPLAAPPANVQPDNGNCNCSFGCGHSNRNVNAAS from the exons AT GAGACAAGAAGGGAGCCCCCTGGACCTGAACAACCTGCCGGATGAGTTCGGCAAGCAAACGGTGGAGAGCTCAACGACCACCGCCGCATCCAGCGCCGAAGCATCCA GGGTTACTAAGAAGAAGAGTAATGGAGGGAAGGATGAAGCTGGCAAGGTGTACGAGTGTAGGTTCTGCTCCCTCAAGTTCTGCAAATCTCAAGCGCTGGGTGGCCACATGAATCGCCACCGCCAAG AGAGGGAGACCGAAACCCTCAACCGCGCCAGGCAGCTCGTCTTCGGCAACgacagcctcgccgccgtcggcgcacAGCTCAA TTTCAGGGATGTGAAcatgggaggaggcggcgccgctgctcctccaCCGACGATGcagatgggaggaggaggcttCCGGGGAggcggtgtcggcggcgacCCGTGCATCCCGCTCCGGCCGGTGCAGCCACggctgtcgccgccgcagccgccgccgtaccACCACTACCTCtacacgacgacggcgccgccgtccgccttgCACCCGATGAGCTACCCGGCGACGTACCCGGCCCCGCCGCGCCAccagcagccggcggcggtcggcgactaCGTCATCGGCCACGCCGTCTCCGCCGGCGACGCGCTggtggccccgccgccgccgccgcaccgcgccagCTTCTCCTGCTTCggggcgccgctcgccgcgccgccggcgaacgtGCAGCCCGACAACGGCAACTGCAACTGCAGCTTCGGGTGCGGCCACAGCAACAGGAACGTGAACGCCGCCTCCTGA
- the LOC9269702 gene encoding zinc finger protein STAMENLESS 1, translated as MNSSRRQEGSPLDLNNLPDEFGKQTVESSTTTAASSAEASRVTKKKSNGGKDEAGKVYECRFCSLKFCKSQALGGHMNRHRQERETETLNRARQLVFGNDSLAAVGAQLNFRDVNMGGGGAAAPPPTMQMGGGGFRGGGVGGDPCIPLRPVQPRLSPPQPPPYHHYLYTTTAPPSALHPMSYPATYPAPPRHQQPAAVGDYVIGHAVSAGDALVAPPPPPHRASFSCFGAPLAAPPANVQPDNGNCNCSFGCGHSNRNVNAAS; from the exons aTGAACTCATCAAGGAGACAAGAAGGGAGCCCCCTGGACCTGAACAACCTGCCGGATGAGTTCGGCAAGCAAACGGTGGAGAGCTCAACGACCACCGCCGCATCCAGCGCCGAAGCATCCA GGGTTACTAAGAAGAAGAGTAATGGAGGGAAGGATGAAGCTGGCAAGGTGTACGAGTGTAGGTTCTGCTCCCTCAAGTTCTGCAAATCTCAAGCGCTGGGTGGCCACATGAATCGCCACCGCCAAG AGAGGGAGACCGAAACCCTCAACCGCGCCAGGCAGCTCGTCTTCGGCAACgacagcctcgccgccgtcggcgcacAGCTCAA TTTCAGGGATGTGAAcatgggaggaggcggcgccgctgctcctccaCCGACGATGcagatgggaggaggaggcttCCGGGGAggcggtgtcggcggcgacCCGTGCATCCCGCTCCGGCCGGTGCAGCCACggctgtcgccgccgcagccgccgccgtaccACCACTACCTCtacacgacgacggcgccgccgtccgccttgCACCCGATGAGCTACCCGGCGACGTACCCGGCCCCGCCGCGCCAccagcagccggcggcggtcggcgactaCGTCATCGGCCACGCCGTCTCCGCCGGCGACGCGCTggtggccccgccgccgccgccgcaccgcgccagCTTCTCCTGCTTCggggcgccgctcgccgcgccgccggcgaacgtGCAGCCCGACAACGGCAACTGCAACTGCAGCTTCGGGTGCGGCCACAGCAACAGGAACGTGAACGCCGCCTCCTGA